The proteins below come from a single Vanessa atalanta chromosome 21, ilVanAtal1.2, whole genome shotgun sequence genomic window:
- the LOC125072307 gene encoding RNA-binding protein 28, with product MTEDDNNVDPESNTKYKDGVNQNARLIVRNISFKATDENVREYFSQYGTVEEVKLLKKPDGRLVGCAFVHYTHVPMANKALAATNKKAFLGRPIYVSWAVPQRKYNEEIQSNGPKKFNNATDDSKSDIKDENTDEKPMSKEEKDKTRFNRRARLIVRNISFKATEESLKEHFDPYGVVQEVKLLKKPDGKLVGCAFVHFKNVPMATEAISKTNMKPFLGRPISVDWAIAKDKYMQHVVNKQVEMQDNVKKEESDSDDDDNKMNVSTEDVKQEIKDESDDDESDSENEVKSEDEEDDEDDENEDEDDESEDDEDADKEVDDDGEDDNKSVTSTQPEFQRIKLNDAEDGCTVFLTNIPFSVDNDELRTFAEKTGPVKYALICVDKMTEHSKGSGFVKFTNKEDAERFLSLDASELRLEGQAMQVRPALKRDNLSTGNKKQPKDNRNLYLVKEGVVVAGTKAAVGVSASDMAKRLALERSKTQMLKNLNRFVSRYRLVVSNLPSSCDDARLRRTCARAAPRATITEARVMRDLRAPLQRDGHHPSKGYGFVMFMRHEDALACLRKLNNNPDIFDKNNRPIVSFSIEDRTALNARKKRLEKSIANNPVAKKDNQDNDQSKDRRRGKKRKQNTPDESYMKKRKFEQNNGQRQEVGRFVQRHGQDNTEDYSGLTAKEGSQHKMRSNHKLRTQADLHRQNVKVEKKKSQRAMRLKKMARERIKQPKQKVNKNKTGKRNKKRNSDRSFI from the exons ATGACTGAAGATGATAATAACGTGGACCCCGaaagtaatacaaaatataaagatgGAGTTAACCAAAATGCCCGTTTAATAGTGAGAAATATATCGTTTAAAGCTACCGATGAGAATGTCAGGGAATATTTTTCACAATACGGCACCGTAGAAGaggttaaattattaaaaaagcccGATGGAAGGCTTGTTGGGTGTGCTTTTGTGCACTACACTCATGTTCCTATGGCCAATAAAGCTTTAGCTGCAACAAATAAGAAAGCATTTCTTG gtCGGCCAATATATGTTTCTTGGGCGGTGCCACAACGTAAATATAATGAAGAAATTCAGAGTAATGGTCCAAAGAAATTTAACAATGCAACAGATGACTCTAAATCAGATATTAAAG ATGAAAACACGGATGAGAAACCAATGTCAAAAGAAGAAAAGGACAAGACAAGATTTAATCGTAGAGCTCGTCTTATAGTtcgtaatatatcttttaaagcGACAGAGGAGTCGCTAAAAGAGCATTTTGATCCATATGGTGTGGTTCAAGAAGTTAAATTATTGAAGAAACCTGATGGAAAACTTGTCGGGTGTgcatttgtacattttaaaaatgttccaATGGCTACAGAAgcaatatcaaaaacaaatatgaaacCATTCTTGG GTCGACCAATATCGGTCGATTGGGCGATagcaaaagataaatatatgcaGCATGTTGTCAACAAGCAGGTGGAAATGCAAGACAATGTGAAGAAAGAGGAGTCGGAtagtgatgatgatgacaataaaatgaatgtttccACTGAAGATGTAAAACAGGAAATTAAAG atgAATCGGATGATGATGAATCTGATTCAGAAAATGAAGTAAAGTCTGAAGATGAAGAAGATGACGAAGATGATGAAAATGAAGATGAAGATGATGAGTCAGAGGACGATGAAGATGCCGATAAAGAGGTAGACGATGATGGTGAAGATGATAATAAAAGTGTAACAAGCACTCAGCCTGAATTTCAAAG GATAAAACTAAATGATGCCGAGGACGGCTGTACGGTGTTTCTCACGAACATACCATTCAGCGTGGACAATGATGAGCTACGAACCTTTGCCGAGAAGACTGGTCCAGTGAAATACGCTCTTATCTGCGTCGATAAGATGACTGAACATTCTAAAGGTTCTGGATTTGTTAAATTTACC AACAAAGAGGACGCAGAACGCTTCCTATCTCTAGATGCTTCCGAGCTACGGCTGGAGGGACAGGCGATGCAAGTAAGGCCTGCGCTAAAACGAGACAACCTCAGCACGGGGAACAAGAAGCAACCCAAGGACAACCGTAACTTGTACTTGGTTAAGGAAGGAG TGGTCGTGGCGGGCACGAAGGCGGCCGTGGGCGTGTCCGCGTCGGACATGGCGAAGCGACTCGCCCTCGAGCGCAGTAAGACCCAGATGTTAAAGAATTTAAACag ATTCGTGTCGCGCTACCGGCTGGTGGTGTCGAACCTGCCGAGCTCGTGCGACGACGCGCGCCTGCGCCGCACgtgcgcccgcgccgcgccgcgcgccacCATCACCGAGGCGCGCGTCATGCGCGACCTGCGCGCGCCGCTGCAGCGCGACGGCCACCATCC atCTAAAGGATATGGCTTCGTGATGTTCATGCGACACGAGGACGCATTAGCGTGTCTGCGGAAACTCAACAACAATCCTGATATTTTCGACAAGAATAAT AGGCCAATAGTATCATTCTCAATAGAGGACCGTACAGCTTTAAACGCAAGAAAAAAGAGATTAGAAAAATCCATAGCGAATAATCCCGTAGCAAAGAAAGACAATCAAGATAACGATCAAAGCAAAGACAGACGTAGGGGGAAGAAGCGAAAACAAAACACACCAGACGAGAGCTACATGAAGAAGAGAAAATTCGAGCAAAATAATGGTCAGAGACAAGAAGTCGGGAGATTCGTGCAAAGACACGGACAAGATAATACGGAAGATTACTCAGGATTGACAGCCAAAGAAGGAAGTCAGCACAAAATGCGGAGTAATCATAAACTTAGAACACAAGCGGACTTACATAGACAGAACGTCAAGGTAGAGAAGAAGAAGAGCCAGCGGGCGATGAGGCTGAAGAAAATGGCCCGCGAACGGATAAAACAACCAAAACAAAaggttaacaaaaataaaacaggaaAAAGAAATAAGAAGAGAAACTCTGACCgtagtttcatttaa
- the LOC125072311 gene encoding protein arginine methyltransferase NDUFAF7 homolog, mitochondrial → MNTRYIFRSLSRPVILNMCKRHKGYKIIKRPDPNTLKMPNLSDAPSIMDIIKEKVRLNGPLTVAEYMNIVITNPTEGYYMKKDVIGETGDFITSPEISQLFGEILAIWFYAETQKMCLGKPLQIVELGPGKATLLIDLLRVLNRYGYKANDLSLHLVEISSTMQLFQANRLCATHKETDLSLPYNYEGETVSGIKVYWYNDLKKVPNNFSWYIAHEFFDVLPIHKFEKTENGWREILIELDENEKLQYRIAANETQPVRTLVRPPLDAGDRMELEISPRALGIARQLATRVDQYGGLALIADYGHNGEKGDTFRAFHKHKIVDPLENPGNSDLTADVDFSQLRISASMSPGAENYAVVLGPVKQMEFLERMQARVRLQVLIDNAKTEEDKEKIKASYEMLVDPTKMGERFKFMAFYPSAMASILEKIPPLGFSTPKNSN, encoded by the exons atgaatacacgtTATATATTTCGCTCACTGAGCAGACCTGTGAttttaaatatgtgtaaaaGGCATAAaggatacaagattataaagcGTCCGGACCCCAATACTTTAAAAATGCCTAATCTCAGTGACGCACCGAGTATTATggatataattaaagaaaaagttcGGTTAAATGGACCGTTAACTGTTGCCGAATATATGAACATTGTTATAACAAATCCTACAGAAggttattatatgaaaaaggaTGTGATTGGTGAGACAGGAGACTTTATAACTTCACCGGAAATTAGTCAACTGTTTGGTGAGATTTTAGCGATCTGGTTCTATGCAGAAACTCAGAAAATGTGTCTTGGCAAGCCACTCCAAATTGTCGAACTAGGACCAGGAAAGGCTACATTGTTGATAGATTTGTTAAGG GTATTAAATCGTTATGGATACAAAGCTAATGATCTTAGTCTTCACCTTGTAGAAATATCATCAACAATGCAGCTGTTTCAAGCGAACAGGTTGTGTGCTACTCATAAAGAGACTGATTTATCTCTACCATACAATTATGAG gGGGAAACAGTGAGCGGTATAAAAGTCTATTGGtacaatgatttaaaaaaagtacccAACAATTTTTCATGGTACATTGCCCATGAATTTTTTGATGTCTTACCTATACATAAGTTTGAA aaaacagAAAATGGATGGCGGGAGATCCTCATAGAACTTGATGAGAATGAAAAATTGCAATACCGAATAGCAGCCAATGAGACACAGCCTGTTAGAACGTTAGTCAGGCCGCCATTAGATGCTGGAGACAGGATGGAACTCGAAATCAGTCCTAGAGCTTTAGGTATCGCGAGACAACTCGCTACTAGAGTAGACCAGTATGGAGGACTTGCATTAATAGCTGACTATGGACACAACGGAGAGAAAGGAGACACTTttagg gcatttcACAAACACAAAATTGTAGACCCGCTAGAGAATCCTGGTAATTCAGACCTAACGGCTGATGTGGATTTTAGTCAACTGAGGATATCTGCGTCAATGTCACCAGGAGCGGAAAATTATGCTGTAGTTCTAGGACCGGTCAAACAGATGGAGTTCTTAGAACGAATGCAAGCTAGAGTTCGATTACAG gtATTAATTGATAATGCTAAAACTGAAGAAGATAAAGAGAAAATCAAGGCATCATATGAAATGCTGGTCGATCCAACAAAAATGGGGGAAAGATTTAAATTCATGGCATTTTATCCTTCTGCAATGGCCAGTATATTAGAAAAGATACCCCCTTTGGGATTCTCAACtcctaaaaatagtaattaa